Genomic segment of Malania oleifera isolate guangnan ecotype guangnan chromosome 7, ASM2987363v1, whole genome shotgun sequence:
TGAATGTTAGTTGTTTTGTGTGTGAAACGTGAGTACCAAATGGATAAAgaatactcaaatttatattaataggTTGACCTATGATCTAACCAATTCTCCGATTTATTCTAATTTTATCAAAGTTGTTATATTATCAAAGATTAGATTCAACCAAATTCAAAAAGTGAGCCACAATTCAACCAACAGGCCAATCtgtgttaatttttaattatattttatgttttaaatatacatatttagtcatttaatttgcatgaaaattacttctttgAAATAATACTTAAATTATGTTGTCATGCTTATGTCAATTGATTGATTTGAACGGTCAGACAGGTTAACTTGAGACCTAGGTGTCCAATTCACTGAAACATTCAATTTCAAATCATATTCTACGTAACTGAATAATATTTccaatttaattattaaattattgtCATTTTCTTAAATTATCCTCTCACAATTggaccaaaaaaaaagaaaaaaagtcaaAGGGTAGAATTTattttttcacatatacttaaCGATTGACTAATGGTCAACCAGTAGAAGACTCATTTTGTCAATAAGTTTACACTTTAGGGTATTTTTGATAGTTTGATAGTTTTCTAAAATATAAGGGATGGAGCgtcatttttagaaaactaaaccctCAATTAACTGTAGCAAATGCTTTCATCAATTCTACCATTATAGCTATGGTAACCATGCAAAAGCTATTGAGCCAAAAGAATACtatcttgaatatttttttttccctttataaGGGTAAGAATGCGAAATCGAGCACTTTCATTCAAGAAACTCGTAATGTAATTTGATAAATAGTTCAAGAGCAGCATTACTTTGGCAGCACTGTCCTTAATGCTAACAATGAAGTTGTCATCTTCCTCATTGTCATGGTCGTCATCAAGGGATATGGATTTTGTTAGTCAGGTCAAGAAAATAACCACAGTTAGTGCAGTTCAATTCAGTAGAATTTAATCCAATTTTGTCTGAATTTGACTTGACCAAGTAAACATCCATTGGTAACACTTTATCctaaaatttcatatatatatatatatatatatatatatatatatgaatagtTACAATCATAATCTTAGTTTTACTACATAAAATAGATTTTATTAGATGCCAAACAGGGCATAGCTAGCAAAACTAGGGCTGAATATTAACATATTTATTTGCTCTTCCATTAATTCATCCACTTGTCATCAAGAAAAAATTCATACAGATGCTCAAATTTTAGTGAACATCCCCTGAAATATTTGAGGTTGATTGATCAACTATTGCCTTTATTCTTTTAGAAAACTAATGAACATACAACCATTCCCAGTTGCCAATTCTACGTTCCCAAACCTTCCAAACAGGTCCTAATTAATATAAACAAATtaatttcttaataataattgaaaTGGGTTTCCTACAAATTAGTCAATttgtttcatattttttaaagacTTTCTATGATTTCGGAAGCAATCTTGATTAACATACATTactatgaaaaaaatttaaataaaatccaAACATCACAGTCCAAAGGAGTCAATTTCCAGCATTAGATACctaaagaataaaagaataagaTAAGTTGTAGGATGACACTGGCCAAGTGACGAGAGGAAACTTCAAGGGGCGGCAGCTGCCATGATCCAATCTGTATTTATCTGGTTCCGGTTCATGCTCTTTAATTGTTTTCCCCCAGAAAAGCATTGTGTTCCCAACCATATTTTtacttttcttattttatttttattttattgggCACAAATACAGTCGAATTTTTGGTCCCAAGCCTGGCTAAAGGAGGAGGGTACGGTTAGGTAGCTGATAACcagtgtaaaatttgtcagatcactatgatatgaatacTTAACAAataattggtggaaaatgattcatataaccggcCTCACTTAGTAGgacttgaggtttggttttgttgttgttgttgttagaCACAAAAACAGACAATAGCccatttatataatttttatttgttttagttaaataaattataacatttagGTTGGTTTTGATTTATATGAAAATGAATTCAACtccatgaaaaaaataatttatattgtattttatccATGTTCAAATAAATTTAGACTATAATTCGATCAATAAAGAGGGTATGTGTATTTCCATTATTAGAAGAACATATCAACCCCATATCTTATTAAAATGCATTCGAATCTTGAAAGAGATGGAAAAAGtaataaaatggaatttgaatccCAAAGTGTAATAAAATGGAAGTTAGACTATGTCTTGTTGCGTAGGCtctgagtaaaaaaaaaaaaaagaagtagaaAGAGGAgctaggaagaagaagaaaaaaaaaaaagagagttgCAGGAAAAagttataaataaatatatcttaAATAATTGTCTGAAGtcctcattttttaaaaataaaaataaaaatctatcaACTATAGAAAGTTCTAAATACctatgtgtgtgtatattaattAAAGGAACTGGGAGCAGTATTCAACATATTGTGCTTTCTCTCATTGTTCTTAAAATTTCATTCTTTCAACAAGTTTAGGATTAAAAGTCTTATTAACTAATGGGTAATTAGTAAATCTATGGTACTCAACAAATATTCTCAACTCCTCCATTGTCTTCTTTAAAATGTTAAATTCATCTGAAACTTGTAAAATATTaggggaaaggaaaagaaaatatatataaaaaattcctttcaatgtttgattattaaggaagtaagaaaaaatatggtaaactaatgaagaaaatgtaatttcaCACATCATTAATTGACATTTTATTTTTCGTCATTTTctaaagaaattaagaaaatttttaatctttttcatACAATTTGAGATGcggagaaaataaaataaagcctAGATTTCCTTCTTAATTGttttccttttcttcatttttctttctttaaactaaaaatcaattcaaacaaAGTCTGAAATTATGAGTTATGAACAAAAATTTTCACTTAAAGTAAAGTTAAATttactaataaaaaatatttattaatatttgaaACCATCAAATGATAGGAACTTATATCATTCGCACAAGATAAAGTCATACCTTCTCAAATTTTACTTGGAGAATTTGTCAAGTATTGAATTCTTACTTGGTTGTTTTAATTGTAAACTTAAAATGGTAGAAGACCAGAGTCTCCTCTtagttaattaatattttatagaCCTACACCAGTTGTCCCTACACGGCTACACACAAAAACACCGTATCTAGAGGACCTGGCCCTAGGCCCTACGATCGCCCACGTCAGCACAGCCAAACAATCTCCACCGTCAAGTGCAGTGATTGCCCTCCCCATTCTCCTTATTTTTCTATAAAAGCCCAATCAACCAGCTCTTGCAGCATGCAAAACAGTGCACATACGTGACCGATTCAATCTCCTGTTTGACTCATTTTTTCTTCGGAAGAAAATGGCAACTCATACCGTGGCCGAGTCTCTAATATCTCCGGCGGAGGATTCCGCCGGCGACAGAAACCGCGCTACGGTGGAGGAGCTGTACGAGGCCTTGACCGGAGGCGAAAAGGAGGGTGTCGGCGGAACTCTGGCTGCGGACCTGGAGTACTGGTTCCACGGGCCACCACATTGCCAACACATGATGAGGGTGCTCAccggaggaggaggaggagaagcgGGTCGGGTCGGGTTCCTGTTCGAGCCGAGGAGGGTGACCGCGATCGAGGACGGGCGCGTGATAGCGGAAGGGTGGGAGGGAGCCCACGCCTACTGGGTGCACGTGTGGACGCTGAAGGACGGCGTGATCACGCAGTTCCGGGAGTACTTCAACACGTGGCTGACGGTGAGAGACCTGAGGCCTGCCGGCCGGTGGGAGATTGGCCACGTCGACAGCCCCACAGTCTGGCAGAGCCAGCCCCGGCAGCTGCCCGGCCTGTCGATGCCGGGCCTTGTGCTTgccatatgagagagagagagagagagagagagagagggggggggggggggctggcTGGGAGCTCAAGTGGATTAATGTTTGTTGGGTACTTAATTTGCTGTCTATAATTGAATAGATTTTAGGCATCTTAATTTTTAACTGTAAATCTGAATCAGAGAtcgagaaaataaaataaatggaataaAAGCTTCATTAATCACTTCTTGGAACTAGGAGAAATGTTAACGTGGCCGTCGTGTATATATTCAGTGAGGGAAAACTGTTTTCTTTTTGGGtgtattcttaattttttttttcaaaaaaagaaagtaattaaaatacaggaaattacctttgatttttcaattagttataaaaaatttgaatgtaAAAGTTAAAGttgatgtttttgtaattgttTGAAAATGAAGAACactaataaattatttttcacaacaaaaatGCTGAAATACAATTTCGTTTTCATGCATGCAACAATGCATAGAAACGTCTTGTCATGGGCATTCACTGCAGTCCACACACAACCTGCGCCTATTCCCTTTTCCTGTGATATTCAAGGAAAAGGAAACCAATtaaaatatgcatgtttttggtGACAAGACAAGCagaaagggtatatatatatatatatatatatatatatatatatatatatatatattaggataTTTATGAAAATTCGACTTTTTTTCGTAATTAAAGAATCATTTGATATCACTataaaaaatgagagaaaattaaaattaaaaatcagaaataaaaattaaaaagtagaaatcagcaacctatttggttaacattttataaaactaatacaaaataaaattttattaaaaaatataaatttttatctttaaattaaataatattataaaaatatgattacatcaacaacaacaaaatcaaatcttagtcccattaggtggagtcggttatatgaatcattttccgccaatttatgcgatcatgtaccatttctttttataaatttaaggatattaaattcttactcactatctattcccaagttattttaggtctacctctggccttctattgccccccccatagtaactaagttaCTGTTCCTCACAAATCCACTATATGGCTTACATTGCAAGTAttcataccatctaagtcgtccctgctcccttatcttatcttctataggagctacacctaacttactacgaatatgttcattccttaatttatctttcagtgttataccactcatccatctaaacattctcatatcggtaacttttactttttgtatattatgtttctttgtcgcccaacattctgatccatgtAGCATTGctagtcttatagttgtcctataaaactcccctttcaattttaagggtattctacaatcacaaagcacacttaagcatttcttcattttacccaaccttcTTTAACTTTATGCACtacatcatctttaatttctctttcagcatgcataatagatctaaggtatcgaaatctacaagtgctatttattacttcatcatcaagtttaactttgtcctCAATATTCCTCcgatcattactaaaattacatttcgtatattctgtcttatttctacttatcctaaagtctctaggttccaaagtttctctccataattctaactcagcctctactccagccctagtttcatcaattaatataatatcatctgtaaacaacatacaccatggaacttctttttgaatactctcagtcaattggtccatcattaaataaaaaagataagaactcaaagcagatccttgatgcacacctatggtgattggaaattctctagtttctacatctatagtccttacactagtcattaccccatcgtacatatccttaatgacatcagtatacctgcTACATAcatcctttttttctaaaacccaccatagaacttccctaagtatcttattatatgttttcccaaagtcaataaaaatcatatgcaagtctcttttctttttcctaaactttttcattaatctccctaaaagataaatagcttctgtggtagatctcccaggcataaaaccaaattgattttgtAAGACCTTCTTttttaaccttaatctttgttcaactaccttgtaataacccgaacttagaaaaataaaagaaaataaattaaaggaaaaaggaaaataaaagaaaggaaaaagaaatttaaaaagggcatcaagcagggtctcgttgacgaatttgacCTCTTCATCAACGAACGTCCTTCTaggttttgtcgacgagtacacatgtctcgtcgacgaggatttaCGGAGAGTAAGGAGAATTCAGATTTTTAAtggattcatcgacaaaccaGATGACCTTGTCGACGGATGTCCTTCTtcagctcatcgacgaaccttttaaattcgtcgacgaaggtcaggtTATAAATAGGCCCTGAATCTTTTTCTTCCGtgaattctctctcctctctcactttctctctctagggtttggTTCTCCTACCTATTTTCTTCGAATCTAGCCCAAATTTAGCTCGATTCAATGATTGAAAATCACCATGAGATTCCTGGGGAGTTTCTCTTCAAGTTAGCCAGAGCAGAAACTTGATTTGGGATACTTGGGCACaactcc
This window contains:
- the LOC131159980 gene encoding wound-induced protein 1, which codes for MATHTVAESLISPAEDSAGDRNRATVEELYEALTGGEKEGVGGTLAADLEYWFHGPPHCQHMMRVLTGGGGGEAGRVGFLFEPRRVTAIEDGRVIAEGWEGAHAYWVHVWTLKDGVITQFREYFNTWLTVRDLRPAGRWEIGHVDSPTVWQSQPRQLPGLSMPGLVLAI